The following nucleotide sequence is from Desulfuromonadaceae bacterium.
TTCTGGGGTCGCTGGATGTGGTGCGCACCACTCCCGGTGCGGGATCGTTTTTGCGCAGCTGGCGTGAACTGACCGATCAGACCACCAACTTTGACACTAAAAGACGTCTGGCCGCACACCGCATGGGGATGCTGTCGACGATTATGCAGACGGTGACGACGGTGGTGATCCTGACCGCCGGGGTCTATCTGATTCACTCCCAGTTGCTCAGTATCGGCAAGCTCATCGCCTGTAACCTGCTGGCAGGACGTGCCATGGCGCTGGTGGCATCCCTCTTCGCGGTAACCGGAAAGTGGCAGGATTTCATGCGTGCTGCGGCGAGAATGGAAACCAGCCTGGAAGAGGTCGAGGAACGCACCTGTACCCCCCGTCCGCAGATTGTGGGCAATATTGCCGTGATCGATATCGGCAAACACTATGAGGGGCGGCCAGCGGCACTTGAGGCAGTGTCGTTTTCCATCGTCCCCGGCGAGCGCATCGCCTTGCTGGGACGACCGGGGGCCGGGAAGTCCACCTTGCTGCGTTGTCTGGGCGGACTCAGTCGCCCGGATGCGGGGCAAATCCTGATTGACGGCCTGGATCTGGAAGATATTTCCCGCTTTGACCGGGTGAAATGGCTGGCCTATAAAGCACAAGATCCGGCGATTTTTGCCGGCACCCTGGAAGATAATCTGCGTATCGCCGGGGCCACCGAGCCGAACCGGTTCGCCGCGGCGATCTGGGCCTCGGGGCTGGAAAATGAATTCAAAAGCGGGAGAATGTCGCTGGGGATGGGACTGGAAGAGCGCGGCAACAACCTCTCCGGCGGCCAACGCCAGAAGGTGGCTCTGGCACGCGCCTTTGCCCAGCCGAGCCGGATTCTGCTGCTCGATGAACCGACTTTGGGGCTTGACCCCGAGAGCGAACGGCTGCTGGCGGAACGGTTGCCGAAACTGCTCGACACAAACGCGATACTGATCACCACCACCCACAGCCCGATCATGCTGCAGATGGTGCAGCGTGTCATTGCCCTCGACAGTGGGCGGGTGGTTGCCGACGGCCCTCGCGAAAAACTGGTTAAAATCTCCGCTTAGGGCCTGTAAGAAAATAAGGTGGCCAATATTGCGCTCAGATTTGGGTCAGATTTGGTTGCAGCGATTGAACAAAACCGCAGGCCTGGCAGGGCTAAGTCGAGGATTTTGTGATTGAGCTGCGACCGAAGATGGCCGGAAGATGAGAGGCAAGATGGTCATGTTATTTTCCTACAGGCCCTTAAGTTCAGCGCCCGACAAAATCGATCTTCAAAAAATGGGTTGAACACGAGATACAGGGATCGTAGGCGCGAACCAGCATTTCGAGCGCCAGGGTAATTTCGGCGTCACTGCGCGGGAGGATTTCGGGGACCAGCCGGTGCATGTCATCCTCAATGTTTTGCAGGTTCTGCCCGGTCGGAATCACACAGTTGGCGTGTTCGATCATCCCTTTGTCATCAATTGTGTAATCGTGAAAAAGGATGCCGCGCGGTACTTCGACCGCGCCAATCCCGCGACCGGCGCGCACCGGGATGCGCTGATTCTCGTTCCCCCCGCCGCTCACCACTTCGCCCTGATCGATCCCCTCAGCCAGCAACTGCTCAACGATCAGCAGTGCCGCTTCACTGCAATG
It contains:
- a CDS encoding ATP-binding cassette domain-containing protein; this translates as MDDVSNPVPTGAPSGTLDSQSVQTAVTALCASDRGAAERLQRSFKRLVAADDWSAEIIQLERLTLAARHIVGPLHEVLNIPGDLILLRAAEDGFRLLHRMEQRWHYLSASGMPLDIAVTTENEAPVEAVVMTLPHKGASKSGGFASLAALWPELRAAWAEVGMASLYINSGQLLLPLFVLLIYDKIALNGLFETLWALVFGMGLYLATDAGMRLVRSWATERISVDLTRRSDERLWSKMIAQVDLPPGGFPRFLSNYRDLSLSRDFVSSTYLLSIADIPFLFLYLGVIGFIAWPLMVAATILLLLFSSIGFVLQRQQTRLSNEAEQRNTRKLSFMGEVLGSLDVVRTTPGAGSFLRSWRELTDQTTNFDTKRRLAAHRMGMLSTIMQTVTTVVILTAGVYLIHSQLLSIGKLIACNLLAGRAMALVASLFAVTGKWQDFMRAAARMETSLEEVEERTCTPRPQIVGNIAVIDIGKHYEGRPAALEAVSFSIVPGERIALLGRPGAGKSTLLRCLGGLSRPDAGQILIDGLDLEDISRFDRVKWLAYKAQDPAIFAGTLEDNLRIAGATEPNRFAAAIWASGLENEFKSGRMSLGMGLEERGNNLSGGQRQKVALARAFAQPSRILLLDEPTLGLDPESERLLAERLPKLLDTNAILITTTHSPIMLQMVQRVIALDSGRVVADGPREKLVKISA